The Podospora bellae-mahoneyi strain CBS 112042 chromosome 7, whole genome shotgun sequence genomic sequence ACTTCCCAAAGAAGTAACACCTTACACGGTTAACATCGACCAGGGACAGCTTGATCGGACTCAGACTCTGCTCAAGCTATCTCCCATACCGGGAGAATGCTACGAGAATTCACTCCCCGACGGCAGCCGGAAGCTGGGGCTGAGAAGAGAATGGCTGGTGGAGGCTAAGCGTGTTTGGGAAGAGGAATTCAGCTGGtaaccaacctctcctctttcttttcccactTGCGAGCACCTGTCTTGACAGTATCTTAGGAGAGCAGTCGAATCCCAGATTAACAGTTTCCCCAACTTCACCGCTTCAGTGCCCGTCAACGAACAAGGAGAACAGATCAACGTTCAATTCCTCGGAATCTTCAGCCAGAACCCCAACGCTGTGCCAGTCGTCTTTCTTCACGGATGGCCTGGCTCCATCTTGGAGTTTCTTCCCCTCTTCAGCCTTCTAAGAGAAAAGTACCCGGATCCTGCTCGGTTACCGTTCCACCTGATTGCGCCTTCTCTACCTGGCTTTGGCTTTTCCGACCAGTTTCCCAATGACAGAAACTACGGCATGGAGGATGTCGCCTTCGTCGTTGACTCGCTCATGGTTGGCACCCTTGGCCTCAAGAACTATGTAGTCCAAGGTGGCGACATCGGGTCACGCATTGCACGTGTTCTCGGCAACCGATGTGAGCAGTGCAGTGCCGTGCTCATCAACTACAGCCCTGTTCCGCCGCCAGAAAGCTTTGACTTCACAACACTGAGCGAGAAAGACAAAAGGGGATTGGAAAGAGGTGACTGGTTCCGCAACGATGGATCTGCCTACGCCATGATGGCCGCCTCCAGACCAGGAACACTAGGATTGGCCTTGTCCGCCAGCCCTCTTGCGTTGCTGGCCTGGATAGGAGAAAAGTACCTCGACTGGACCGATCCCCTTTCCTTTACTCAAGACCAGACACTACCCAGCGGAGCTCGGTACTCGAGAAAGTTGATGAATGAAATCATTGCCAGCGTGGCACTCTACTGGCTCACCGGCAAGATCCATACCAGCTTCTACTCCTACCGGGAGGCGTTTGCCCTCAACGGCCGGGTCCCGCCATCAAGCAACGCGCAGTTCCCGGTCATGGCGCCGAAAAAGGTGGGTATGATGTGGTTCCCGTATGAGGTCATCCCTACCCCAAGAGCATGGATAGAGAAGTACTCTAACCTGGTCttttggagggaggaggaagtaggAGGGCACTTTGCACAGTTGGAGCAACCTGAGGTTCTGGCTAAAGGGTTGGAGGATTTCATCAAGGTTTTGCAGGAGAAATGAGAGCATCTTGATCTTTTATTCCTCTTATATGTACATCATTGTTgtctggtgttgttttgATACTAGGAAACAAACAGCTTCCACCGTTCAGACCCGAATAGTAACAGCAAAAACACCCTGTCCACCGCCGACATACGCAATGTTTCTGTCCCTGTCTGTCCGCCCAAAAGCACAGCTCGTGCTGCCCGTCACGGTCCCCACGCTCACGGGGCTGGGTCTGGCAGCCGTCGGGTCAACCTCGACCAGGGAGTTcctgctgttggtggtgacatAAATCTTGCCGTTGGGACCGAAGCAGAGGTCATCGCCCATGAGGTTGGTCCAGAGGGTGGTCTGGGCGCCCGTGCTCTTGGCCGTGACGGGGTCGAGGGGGATCTTGTGAAACGAGTTGCGGAAGATGTTAGTGTACCACAGCGTCCCGTTGGCGTAGCGGATGCCGTCGATGCCGAAGGGGATGCCGCCTGATGGGGCCATGGTCGGGTCGCGGGCAACTTCGGAGTAGACGCCCGTGTTCACGTCGATCTTGTAGACGTTACCGCGGCCGGCGTCGGCGACGAGGACGGTCGAGTTGTCAAAGTAGGCCAGGCCGTTGAGGTTCTGGGCTTCGGTGATGGTCTTGATGAGGGTGGAGCGGGGGGTGCCGGAGGAGAAGTCGACCTTGTAGATGGacttgccgccgccgatgacGGCGAACTGGTCGGGCTGGTACTCGGCGATTCCTGAGAGCCCGTTGGTGCCGGAGacggagagggcggtggaggatgtcTTGGCTACGGGGTCGACCGAGTAGAGGGTTGCACTGTTCATGTTGGTGGCCAGGATGAGGCCGTTGGAACGGACGGCGACATTCTCGATCGAGTTGATGCGGACAACCTGCTGAGCGGCCTGTCGTGGGGTGATTGGGCTTGCTGAGCCGAGGCTGGCGCTGGCCAACAGGGAGACAAGAGCTACTTGGGACAGCATCGTGATGGATGGTTTCTCACAGGGAGGGTCCAAAAATCTGAGcttgatggagaggaggataggTCACAAAAAGTCAATCTCGGCAGCGGTGAGTCCCTTCAAATAGCTATATTCCAATCCAGCAAGCTATTCCAAACATAACCCCTCAGATCATCAGCCTAGTCCCCTGGAgaagcgaggaggaggaccggAAGGGCCCGGTATAAATGGGTCTTGGCACGTATTTCCAATTGCGGCTCGCGGGTACGTTGATCGACAATTATTCCTCGGACGCAGCCTAAATGACGAACTCGACAGAGTCTGGGATAGGCAATCTGGCTAATCCCGACACCACCAATTATCACCAGCCGCAGCTGACGTCCTCCGTCCGAGGCTTGTTTGTGCTTGTTTCTGTTCGTTTGTTGCTTGTTTATATGCGGTGTCTACTAATGCGGTCCGATCAGGGATGCATGTTTCCATTCATGACTAACCAAGCTTTCGTCAACAAATCTCGGTGGTTCTGTGAGTTTGTACATATGATACTCTTGACTGGGATGTGTAAGCCGGGCAGTCAACATTGTTGGTATGACTAAAGGTCTCAAGGAGCCCATCGAGATAAAACACAATCTGTATTAGGACTGTAGAGTCGGACATGGATAAGAATGTATGCGTCAGCCAAAAAGAATATATCTATATCAAAAACAAATCTACCTGTGAACAGGTAGAAAAATGGACAATTGGACGAGTTGGGAATCGAACCCAAGACCTTTCGCATGAGATGCTGTTGCAAAGCGAACGCGCTACCAATTGCGCCACACGCCCGATGAGATATCAGGAGATCTGATGAGGTTAGAAAtgctggacgagctgggaatcgaacccagGACCTTTCGCATACAGGGGAGTATGCTAAGCGAACGCTCTACCAACTGAGCCACACGCCCTTAGTAACCTTGAATGGATGATGATCTTAGTCAGAAGATGTAGTTTTGTTTGATTCATTTATGCTATGTAGTCTTGGATTCAGAACGACGAGACCCTGAGAGTATAGTGTAAAAATCACTTCAATGAATTGACGAAGCTCGGCGCAGTGGTTGGAATTCAGCCTCGCCATAAAAAGACATCATGGATTCTGTTTCCGGTACAACTGATTGCGAAGTGATTCCTTGCATTGCTTGTTTCATTTGGCATGACTGTTCCGCACCCAAATCAAGATCTGCCACAGAGAGGATTGAGAACTATCACATCCGAGATTTACTATCCGGTCCGGAGCCCGTGGTGACGTCGCATAGAAGACAAGGCATGATACCTGTCCGCCCACAGCCTTGTATGTATATACAGAACGAAATATGCACACGGCCCCGTCTAATTGTTTATTTGGCTGCCTAAAGCTTAGCTATCGTTTATCATATCCGGGACTAGTCACGCCTCTCCTTGTGCCATTAGACAGCTCTTTTAATCCTTCATCCAAACTTTCAAAAGTCGGCCCCCacggggaaaggggaaaacGGCACTTGTGTTTCTGGAGCGTTGCACAATGCGGATGGATTGTCCCGAGAATCCCTCGGGAGCTTTTTAGATCTCGGTGACTCAAAGGTTTTATTTTTGTTGTGTTGCCATTGCATCATAGACTGCGTGCGTGGTAATGGATTTAAGGTAATTCATGAGAAAGGTCCTCCATTATGAAGGATGACTCGGTGTGCGGAAACCTTGCGCTTTGCAGAATGATTGATATCAGTTGTTGATATACGGGCTGCATGGTTTAGTGAGACAAATACAAACCAGTCCTTTTTACTGTGACTCAGGCGAGGCCAGTGTTCAATAGGGAGATGGATTCCAATAGCACCCACACAGGGACGTCCTCCGAAGCTAGGTCGACCCCACGGCCAGAAAGTAACGGCCCAAAACTTTCCTGGTACATTGTAAGATACCTGTAGATCGTAGACATATACTCTTTTTGCTGGTAGCAAAAGGAAGGTGGATGACAAAGCCAGAGCCGAGAGGAGGCTCGGTAAATGCCGTACGACAGCAATAAAAAGATCAGAGGAAAGATGAGGACGAACAATGTTTTCACCTCATCACCTGCCAGTATTACTCGAGGTGGCGTTTAGGCCTGATTGTGAGGTTTGCATGCAGGTGGCCCGGAGGCTAGGGATCACGCACGACCGAGACCCGTGGCCGCCGACAACTGAAAGCCGAAAATGCCAGGCCTCGAAATGCGGCGATACTGTATATGTGGAGTTGAGCGGCAAAGGggtggccaaggagaaggccgagattAAGCTACTGCGGGATTCCCGGCAGGAGACACGTTTTGTACAAGAGACGACGATGTGCCGCAGTGGTGCTGATAAAGCAACTAACGTTTGTATCAGCCTTGCATAGTCCTTTTGAACAGGTacagccttcttccccagatTGTTTTGACATGACGGTCGTACAGCTCCTGAAATCTTACATGCATCCGGCCGAAGGACCG encodes the following:
- a CDS encoding hypothetical protein (EggNog:ENOG503P2ZK), with protein sequence MLSQVALVSLLASASLGSASPITPRQAAQQVVRINSIENVAVRSNGLILATNMNSATLYSVDPVAKTSSTALSVSGTNGLSGIAEYQPDQFAVIGGGKSIYKVDFSSGTPRSTLIKTITEAQNLNGLAYFDNSTVLVADAGRGNVYKIDVNTGVYSEVARDPTMAPSGGIPFGIDGIRYANGTLWYTNIFRNSFHKIPLDPVTAKSTGAQTTLWTNLMGDDLCFGPNGKIYVTTNSRNSLVEVDPTAARPSPVSVGTVTGSTSCAFGRTDRDRNIAYVGGGQGVFAVTIRV
- a CDS encoding hypothetical protein (MEROPS:MER0000432; EggNog:ENOG503NVT5; COG:S), giving the protein MLSSTWGSPSGTVQLPKEVTPYTVNIDQGQLDRTQTLLKLSPIPGECYENSLPDGSRKLGLRREWLVEAKRVWEEEFSWRAVESQINSFPNFTASVPVNEQGEQINVQFLGIFSQNPNAVPVVFLHGWPGSILEFLPLFSLLREKYPDPARLPFHLIAPSLPGFGFSDQFPNDRNYGMEDVAFVVDSLMVGTLGLKNYVVQGGDIGSRIARVLGNRCEQCSAVLINYSPVPPPESFDFTTLSEKDKRGLERGDWFRNDGSAYAMMAASRPGTLGLALSASPLALLAWIGEKYLDWTDPLSFTQDQTLPSGARYSRKLMNEIIASVALYWLTGKIHTSFYSYREAFALNGRVPPSSNAQFPVMAPKKVGMMWFPYEVIPTPRAWIEKYSNLVFWREEEVGGHFAQLEQPEVLAKGLEDFIKVLQEK